The sequence CGACAAGTTCGGCGCGGAATTCGAAACGGCTTACACGGCTTACGAAGACAAGGTCGCGCGCGGCGAGATCAAGCTGTTCAAGAAGCTTCCGGCGGCGCAACTGTGGCGCAAGATGCTGGGCATGCTGTTCGAAACCGGCCACCCGTGGATCACGTTCAAGGATCCGTGCAATGTGCGTTCGCCGCAACAGCACGTCGGCGTCGTCCACTCGTCGAACCTGTGCACGGAAATCACCCTGAACACCAGCGACGCCGAAATCGCCGTCTGCAACCTGGGTTCCGTGAACCTCGTCGCTCACCTGAAGGAACAGGCCGACGGCACCTTGGTGCTCGACCACGACAAGCTGAAGCGCACCGTCAGCGTCGCGATGCGCATGCTCGACAACGTGATCGACATCAACTACTACGCGGTCGCCAAGGCACGTAACTCGAACCTGAAGCACCGTCCGGTCGGCATGGGCATCATGGGCTTCCAGGACTGCCTGCACCTGCTGCGCACGCCGTACGCGTCGCAAGAGGCGGTTGCGTTCGCCGATACGTCGATGGAAGCGGTCTGCTACTACGCTTACTACGCGTCGACGGAACTGGCGCAGGAGCGCGGCCGTTACTCCAGCTACCGCGGCTCGCTGTGGGATCGCGGCATCCTCCCGCAAGACTCGGTGAAGCTGCTGGCCGAAGCACGCGGCGGTTACGTCGAAGTCGATTCGAGCGAATCGATGGACTGGACCGAACTGCGTTCGCGCATCGCCACCTACGGCATGCGCAACTCGAACTGCGTCGCGATCGCGCCGACGGCGACGATCTCGAACATCATCGGCGTGTCGGCTTGCATCGAACCGACGTTCCAGAACCTGTATGTGAAGTCGAATCTGTCGGGCGAATTCACGGTGGTCAACGACTACCTGGTACGCGACCTGAAGGAACGCGGTCTGTGGGACGAAGTGATGGTCGCCGACCTGAAGTACTTCGACGGCACGCTCTCGCGCATCGACCGCATCCCGGCCGACCTGCGCGCGATCTACGCGACCGCGTTCGAACTCGATCCGGTGTGGCTGGTCGAGGCGGCTTCGCGTCGTCAGAAGTGGATCGACCAGGCGCAGTCGCTGAACATTTACATGGGCGGGGCGTCGGGTAAGAAGCTCGACGAGATCTACAAGCTCGCATGGGTGCGCGGTCTGAAGACGACCTACTACCTCCGCACGATGGCGGCGACGCACGTCGAGAAGTCGACGGTGGCGCACGGCGCGCTGAACGCGGTGAGCTCGGGTGGCGGCGAAGGTTCGGGCGGTGCTGCAGGTGGCGCGGCAGGCGGTTTCGGTGCGAACGACGGCGCGGCTGGTGGTGCCGCGGGCGGCTTTCAGGCTGCAGCGGCCACGCCAGCAGTCGCGGTTGAAGCAGCGCCGGAAGCGGATGGTCCGGTGTGCATGATGCGTCCGGGCGATGCGGGTTTCGACGAGTGCGAGGCTTGCCAGTAAAACCTGGCGAGCGCGAAGCAGGCAGCAGGATCGCTGCGTGCTGAGGGGTGTAGGTAAAGACCCGCATGCAGCGATCGGCAAGCCTGGTAGAAGTGATGCAGACATGACATAGATGAGCGGCGCGGCGAAACGAAATTGAAGTCGCGCTGCTCGTCGACAAGCAGCCAAGCATGGCAAGCAACTGAAGTCGTGAAGCGGTAGACAAGCGGTAAGCACGTGATAGATGACGCAGTCAGCAGTCGGCAGCACAGACGAAGCGCTCAACATGAAGCGCTCAGCAAACGCTCCGGTCGATGGTCGATCGACACAGCCGGCCCGATGCATCGCTCGACATTGCATTGAACTTCACCTCGCTTGCGCTGACGGACAGGGAACCGCGAGGCACCCACACGAGGCAAACGCCACGTCAGCGAGGCAGCAGGAAGCAATCGCAAAACGCCTCAAGCACGCTCCGCAATACAGATAGATAGAGCAGCGAAACGTCGCTTTGACACGTTGCTCTTCGAGCTCGCGAAGCACCTCGATGACACACGTTCAACACGCTTCACATGAGGCGTCGCACACAGTCTGTTGAACAAAGTGTTGTATGAACGTAGCAACGCGAATCGAAAACAGGATTTTTCATCAGCGAACTCTTTTAACGCTCGTGAAAAGATGGTACAAACCGTTCTAAATTGATGGTGACATTTATGCTCAACTGGGATGACGAGATCACTGCCGTAACTCCCTCGAGCGCTACGCAACAGAATGTGTTGCGCAACGCTGCGGGATCGGCTGTCGGTTCGCAAGTCGGAACGCGTTCCGCTCCTCACGCTCCCTCGGACCGAAACGTCTTCGCGTCTCAAGACGTTTTCGAAAAAGGCATTGCCGCTGCTCACGCTGCCGGAACGGCTGCGGTTTCCGAAGCGCGGGTCAATGTCGCCGACAAACGCATCATCAACGGCCAGACCGACGTCAATCAGTTGGTGCCGTTCAAATACAAGTGGGCCTGGGAAAAGTATCTGGCGGGTTGCGCCAACCACTGGATGCCGCAAGAAGTGAACATGTCGCGCGACATCGCCCTCTGGAAAGACCCGAACGGGCTGACCGAAGACGAGCGCCGCATCGTCAAGCGCAACCTGGGCTTCTTCGTGACGGCTGACTCGCTGGCCGCCAACAACATCGTGCTGGGCACCTACCGCCACATCACGGCGCCCGAATGCCGCCAGTTCCTGCTGCGCCAGGCGTTCGAAGAGGCGATCCACACGCACGCTTACCAGTACATCGTCGAATCGCTGGGCCTCGACGAAGGCGAAATCTTCAACGCGTATCACGAGGTCGCCTCGATCCGCGCGAAAGACGAATTCCTGATTCCGTACATCAACGTGCTGACCGATCCGGGCTTCAAGACCGGCACGCTCGAGACCGACCAGACGCTGCTGCGCTCGCTGATCGTGTTCGCCTGTGTGATGGAAGGCCTGTTCTTCTACGTCGGCTTTACGCAAATCCTGGCGCTTGGCCGTCAGAACAAGATGACCGGCGCGGCGGAACAGTACCAATACATCCTGCGCGACGAGTCGATGCACTGCAATTTCGGCATCGACCTGATCAACCAGATCAAACTCGAAAACCCGCAACTCTGGACGGCTGAGTTCCGCGCGGAAATCCGCGAGATCTTCCAGCAAGCGGTCGAACTTGAATATCGTTACGCAGAAGATACGATGCCGCGCGGGGTGCTCGGCCTCAACGCGTCGATGTTCAAGAGCTATCTGCGCTTCATCTGCAACCGCCGTTGCCAGCAGATCGGTCTCGATCCGCTGTACCCGAACGAGGAAAACCCGTTCCCGTGGATGAGCGAGATGATCGACCTGAAGAAGGAACGCAACTTCTTCGAGACGCGAGTGATCGAATATCAGACTGGCGGCGCGCTGACCTGGGAGTGATCCGGGTTCGTGTCGCAGATGCATTCTTTGATGGGGATGCCGGCGGGCTTCGGCCGCGGCAATTTAGTTAGGAGCAGAACCGCCTGATGCAAATCGTGCCCGGTGCGCCGCGTGCCTTCGCGGCCCACAAACATGGCTGGCACTTTGCGAACCCTTCAGTGGGATGGGCAAACTTCCCCCCGGAAAAAGCCGCTGGCGTTAGCGCCGGCGGCCCGATCAAGCAATTGCCGGTGCTGGTATCCAGCATCGACCAGATCTGGCGCGCGGTGCCCATTGGCACCGCGCGCCTTACCGCATTCATTAGCGTAAGCGCGC comes from Burkholderia sp. GAS332 and encodes:
- a CDS encoding ribonucleoside-diphosphate reductase beta chain, yielding MVTFMLNWDDEITAVTPSSATQQNVLRNAAGSAVGSQVGTRSAPHAPSDRNVFASQDVFEKGIAAAHAAGTAAVSEARVNVADKRIINGQTDVNQLVPFKYKWAWEKYLAGCANHWMPQEVNMSRDIALWKDPNGLTEDERRIVKRNLGFFVTADSLAANNIVLGTYRHITAPECRQFLLRQAFEEAIHTHAYQYIVESLGLDEGEIFNAYHEVASIRAKDEFLIPYINVLTDPGFKTGTLETDQTLLRSLIVFACVMEGLFFYVGFTQILALGRQNKMTGAAEQYQYILRDESMHCNFGIDLINQIKLENPQLWTAEFRAEIREIFQQAVELEYRYAEDTMPRGVLGLNASMFKSYLRFICNRRCQQIGLDPLYPNEENPFPWMSEMIDLKKERNFFETRVIEYQTGGALTWE